The window CGATTGTAGTAGGCGTTAGCATACTTGGGGGCAAGTTCAATCGCTTTGGTGTAATCCGCGATGGCTTGGTCAAAGTTACCTTTATCTGTATAGGCATTGCCGCGGTTGTAGTAGGCAGGCGCATATTTCGGGTTGAGTTCAATTGCTTTGGTGTAATCCGCGATGGCTTGGTCAAGATTGCCATCATGGAGGTAGACATTGCCACGATTGGAGTAGGCAGTTGCACCTTTTGGATCAAGTTCAATCGCCTTGGTGTAATCCGCGATGGCTTGGTCGAGGTTGCCTTTGGCGGAATGGGCATTGCCGCGATTGTTGTAGGCACCTGCATACATGGGGTCAAGTTCAATCGCCTTGGTGGAATCGGCAATGGCTTGGTCGAGGTTGCCCTGGTTGGAATAGGCAGTGCCGCGATTGTACCAGAAGAGGGCATTCTTCGGATCAAGCTCAATCGCCTTGGTGAAATCCGCGATGGCTTGGTCAAAGTTACCTTTATCTGTATAGGCATTGCCGCGGTTGTTGTAGAAACCTGCATACTTGGGGGCAAGTTCAATCGCTTTGGTGTAATCCGCAATCGCCTTATCTAAGTTACCTTTATCCTTATAAGTAGTGCCGCGATTGTACCAGAAGAGGGCATTCTTCGGATCAAGCTCAATCGCCTTGGTGAAATCCGCGATGGCTTGGTCAAAGTTACCTTTATTTGTATAGGCATTGCCACGATTGTTGTAGGGTCCGACCAAGTTCGGATCAAACTCAATTGCCTTGGTGTAGTCCGTAATGGCTTGATCAAGATTCATCTTTTGAGTCTGTTGAATTCGACCACGATAAAAATACAAGGTACTGATCCCATTAACCGGCACAATACCATTTACCTTACTGCTCTGTTCAATATTCGCGAGTGCCACTTCAAAAGCAAGTATTGATTCATCGTACTGCTTATCCCAATAGTACAGTTGTCCAATAGTAAAGGTCGCAAAATAGGACATCTGTGAAGGTAATCCCTCACGAATATACAAATTAAAATCACGTAGCTCAGCAGGAATCTCTTTTAATTCTGCTTGTTGTAGTGGCTGTTTGTTCTCGCGAATGATAGTAAATTTGGAATTGAAACCTGCATCATCGTACCACCCCCAAATCACAAACACGGCTTGGTGAAGCGTTCCAATTCGGCGAGCATCGCTCTCGGTCTTCACTGTTGGCATCCTAGCAATTCGCGCGTTGGGAATATTGGCGTCTTTGATTGCTATTGTTAGTTGCGTTTGTATTCGCTCTTCTACGCTGTATTTTTTTGTGCCGCGTGGTTCAAAGTCTGCGAGGAGAACAAGCAATTCATTCGGAATTGCCGTTGGTGCAACATATCCATGGGCTTTAAGTGTGTCGGTTTGCCAATTTCCATAATCTTGCCATACATTGTAGCCAATCCAGGTCAAGCTAGCGATTGAAAGGAGGGCAATCAACAACAAAGCTTTTGCTTGGCGTTGTATTGGCGGTTTAGCGTCAACGGAAACAGTTTTGCTTTGTCCGTGGCTGACAATAAGTAGGTTACTTTTGGGGACAATTGGTTTGGTAAAGAGTCGCCACAGAAAAAAATCAATTGAAACACACGCTATCAAAATGAAAAGGTACGAAACAAGCCGATTGCCTGAAGCGAACGTAATTGCCGCAACCACCATCGCCACAAAACCGGCAAGTTTGTTTGCGTTCTCAAGCAAGTCTTTCAAGTCAGTCCAGAGGTTTTTGGATTTCTTTTCTGCGTCGCCCATTTTTCCTCCTTACCCAAACTTGACGCAAATCACGCGCCACGCACAACGCATCACGCATCACGTTTTACGCTTCTCGTCTTCCCCGCCTTCGTCCCCGTCTCCAACTTGACCCGCGTCTCACGAATCGCAATTTTCGGCAGAGTATCCGCGTTCGCCGCCAAGTACGCTTCCACCTCCGCGCGATGATGTTTGATGAGCGAGCGCAAAATCCACGACACGGCTT is drawn from Chloroflexota bacterium and contains these coding sequences:
- a CDS encoding tetratricopeptide repeat protein is translated as MGDAEKKSKNLWTDLKDLLENANKLAGFVAMVVAAITFASGNRLVSYLFILIACVSIDFFLWRLFTKPIVPKSNLLIVSHGQSKTVSVDAKPPIQRQAKALLLIALLSIASLTWIGYNVWQDYGNWQTDTLKAHGYVAPTAIPNELLVLLADFEPRGTKKYSVEERIQTQLTIAIKDANIPNARIARMPTVKTESDARRIGTLHQAVFVIWGWYDDAGFNSKFTIIRENKQPLQQAELKEIPAELRDFNLYIREGLPSQMSYFATFTIGQLYYWDKQYDESILAFEVALANIEQSSKVNGIVPVNGISTLYFYRGRIQQTQKMNLDQAITDYTKAIEFDPNLVGPYNNRGNAYTNKGNFDQAIADFTKAIELDPKNALFWYNRGTTYKDKGNLDKAIADYTKAIELAPKYAGFYNNRGNAYTDKGNFDQAIADFTKAIELDPKNALFWYNRGTAYSNQGNLDQAIADSTKAIELDPMYAGAYNNRGNAHSAKGNLDQAIADYTKAIELDPKGATAYSNRGNVYLHDGNLDQAIADYTKAIELNPKYAPAYYNRGNAYTDKGNFDQAIADYTKAIELAPKYANAYYNR